The Oncorhynchus keta strain PuntledgeMale-10-30-2019 chromosome 17, Oket_V2, whole genome shotgun sequence genome has a window encoding:
- the LOC118396752 gene encoding uncharacterized protein LOC118396752 isoform X5 has translation MEMYVSSISKRNATKTDLSLLLECLKYQMKCPASQKQALFTIYSICQQREENVDFFREMGGVVFVYNLSKSSAHSEVRETAQFTLGMLAEANVYCKQALCRRETFSDLAECLMQQDSPLTQRRVAVYLLSVLVANNRSGQKFAQTSGCLDILLDLFRTSFPLSGEATVRPANVTQLFQLWTSVSSALCGCVNNPQNEESQRMCVSAFPLVKGWLQQLSHPYAEMVQPICSFISMTVANNHCAQDSFSIVGGLENLTLTLIRLASDASHSPLACQLSVIMTKTLSACIIDNPVLASGLAGYGLVPQLHSLLSSRSLEPQDRLIVILTLGHCTEASEEHRSQFLQCGGLSLITLLTESTSEELRKAAAFILQTCKQATVFLRGAVHGESQGQTAELEPPVDMEGYWRSARDMLHRINQLERQQAQGAEEEWEGVEPSSPDRQNPAEWGRKELLLPLPLPPSLSLPPHHTSLPYQEWNGGRRYEERERWRGVESWGQERREEGGGEERGMSCEHTPVWPVLEGRGGDGERENLHHRVLEENQPTNRGQDLTKRVRRQTSEEPQKLSRSRESEREKRTHTQRHTTLHMYTLGNTQPEKDRGLAAKRNTYPLYTNTLTEKCTNTASHIQTENGRDKHLGMREQAHTPSVSAVGYAGPCRASVPGQPRDGEDERCSVYLGTGTLVPSSSSPLEGHSQTHTHSQVFKCPAPGKPGMSRQKKPLDDEGCVFGLVTSRSFPVLQRNCPHSCDLHLVLQQATHSYTQHLRDIRRRREIHTTGQRETRRGTQSVWDHCRDKIPEVLNTPTHRCDLNSDMCPVVTEASLTPVCKETLLRSFSTNSGQRNTDHNHVSLTPLETCGPCEGIAWNPLHKGLMKSLSSVTSRGQERGDRREDGVMDEEDGVMDEEDGVMDEEDGVMGGVDGVIGGEDGVIGGEDGVMHEEDGVIDNQQKTLSMGNPSLTQSSSKTKEKRVNTNEVCLCFVSCPLSVSLSYCSLPCILLHSLYIDPPHPSQFNFSLRGFIGNMFILPKQVKWIINKSEIKNEQ, from the exons CTGCTCAGTTCACACTGGGAATGCTGGCAGAGgccaatg tgtACTGTAAGCAGGCCCTGTGTAGGAGGGAGACATTCAGTGATCTGGCCGAGTGTCTGATGCAGCAGGACAGTCCACTGACCCAGAGGAGAGTAGCTGTCTACCTGCTCTCTGTCCTCGTCGCCAACAACA GGTCTGGCCAGAAGTTCGCTCAGACCTCAGGCTGTCTGGATATCCTGCTGGACTTGTTCAG AACTAGTTTCCCTCTCTCTGGTGAGGCCACAGTGAGACCTGCTAACGTCACTCAGCTGTTCCAACTCTGGACCTCTGTGTCCAGTGCTCTCTGTGGCTGTGTCAACAACCCCCAGAATg AGGAGAGCCAGCGTATGTGTGTGTCAGCCTTCCCCCTGGTCAAGGGCTGGCTGCAGCAGCTCTCTCACCCCTACGCAGAGATGGTTCAGCCCATCTGCTCCTTTATATCCATGACTGTTGCCAACAACC ATTGTGCTCAGGATAGTTTTTCCATAGTCGGTGGGCTCGAAAATCTGACACTCACTCTGATTCGCTTAGCCTCTGATGCCTCCCACAGCCCATTGGCTTGTCAGCTGTCTGTCATCATGACCAAGACCCTGTCAGCCTGCATCATTGACAACC CTGTGTTGGCGTCAGGTCTGGCAGGTTATGGTTTGGTTCCTCAGCTCCACTCCCTGCTGTCCAGCCGCAGCCTGGAGCCCCAAGACAGGCTCATTGTCATACTCACCCTGGGACACTGCACTGAGGCCTCTG AGGAGCACCGGTCTCAGTTCTTACAGTGTGGAGGTCTGTCCCTCATCACTCTACTGACTGAGTCTACCAGTGAAGAGCTCAGAAAGGCTGCTGCCTTCATACTGCAGACCTGCAAACAGGCTa cTGTGTTTCTGCGCGGTGCGGTACATGGGGAGTCTCAGGGTCAGACTGCAGAGCTGGAGCCCCCTGTGGACATGGAGGGGTACTGGAGGTCAGCACGAGACATGCTGCACAGGATCAACCAGCTGGAGAGACAACAGGCTCAG GGAgcggaggaggagtgggagggggtTGAACCAAGTTCCCCAGACCGACAGAACCCTGCAGAATGGGGGAGGAAGGAGCTACTCTTACCCCTACCTCTACCCCCATCCTTATCCCTACCGCCTCACCACACCTCTTTACCATACCAGGAGTGGAATGGAGGCAGGAGGTATGAGGAAAGAGAGCgttggagaggagtagagagttGGGgtcaagagagaagagaggagggaggaggagaagagagggggatgtcCTGTGAACACACCCCAGTCTGGCCGGTtctagaggggaggggtggagatggagagagagagaatctacaCCATAGAGTCCTAGAGGAGAATCAACCCACAAACAGAGGGCAGGACCTAACG AAGCGTGTAAGGAGACAGACCAGTGAGGAGCCTCAGAAACTCAGCcgcagcagagagagtgagagggagaagagaacacacacacaaaggcacaccACTCTGCACATGTACACACTTGGAAACACACAACCAGAGAAGGACAGGGGCTTGGCAGCTAAGAGAAATACTTATCCTctctacacaaacacactcacagagaaATGCACAAACACAGCATCACACATACAGACCGAGAACGGCAGAGACAAGCACCTTGGCATGAGAGAGCAGGCTCACACACCGTCTGTGTCAGCCGTGGGCTATGCTGGACCTTGTAGAGCTAGTGTCCCTGGGCAGCCCCGtgatggagaggatgagaggtgtTCTGTATATCTGGGGACAGGAACACTGGTCCCTTCCTCCTCCAGTCCATTAGAAGGACactcccagacacacacacacag CCAAGTGTTCAAGTGCCCAGCTCCAGGCAAGCCAGGAATGAGCAGGCAGAAGAAACCGTTGGATGATGAAG GCTGTGTGTTCGGTTTGGTGACCAGCCGGTCGTTCCCTGTCCTCCAAAGGAACTGTCCCCACAGCTGTGACCTGCACCTGGTATTGCAGCAGgccacacacagttacacacagcaCCTCCGAGATATACGCAGGAGGAGAGAAATACACACaacgggacagagagagactcgGCGAGGGACACAGAGCGTCTGGGATCATTGCAGAGATAAGATTCCTGAAGTgctgaacacacccacacaccgaTGTGATTTGAATTCGGATATGTGTCCTGTTGTAACAGAGGCcagtctgactcctgtctgtaaAGAAACCCTCCTGAGGAGCTTCTCAACCAACAGCGGACAACGCAACACTGATCACAACC ATGTGAGTCTCACTCCCCTTGAGACCTGTGGTCCATGTGAAGGTATCGCTTGGAATCCTTTGCATAAAGGTCTGATGAAGAGCCTCTCTTCTGTGACCAGCagggggcaggagagaggag acAGAAGGGAGGACGGTGTCATGGATGAGGAGGACGGTGTCATGGATGAGGAGGACGGTGTCATGGATGAGGAGGACGGTGTCATGGGTGGGGTGGACGGTGTCATCGGTGGGGAGGACGGTGTCATCGGTGGGGAGGACGGTGTCATGCATGAGGAGGACGGTGTCATCGATAATCAGCAGAAGACTCTTTCTATGGGAAACCCATCTTTGACT CAGAGCAGTTCCAAAACCAAGGAAAAGAGGGTGAATACcaatgaggtgtgtttgtgttttgtctcatgtcctctgtctgtctctctctcttactgttcttTACCCTgcattctcctacattccttgtACATTgatcccccccacccctcccaatTCAATTTCAGTTTAAGGGGCTTTATAGGAAACATGTTTATattgccaaaacaagtgaaatggataataaacaaaagtgaaataaaaaatgaacagtaa
- the LOC118396752 gene encoding uncharacterized protein LOC118396752 isoform X2, protein MHQHINILKSVYWPANDNLDPLKMEMYVSSISKRNATKTDLSLLLECLKYQMKCPASQKQALFTIYSICQQREENVDFFREMGGVVFVYNLSKSSAHSEVRETAQFTLGMLAEANVYCKQALCRRETFSDLAECLMQQDSPLTQRRVAVYLLSVLVANNRSGQKFAQTSGCLDILLDLFRTSFPLSGEATVRPANVTQLFQLWTSVSSALCGCVNNPQNEESQRMCVSAFPLVKGWLQQLSHPYAEMVQPICSFISMTVANNHCAQDSFSIVGGLENLTLTLIRLASDASHSPLACQLSVIMTKTLSACIIDNPVLASGLAGYGLVPQLHSLLSSRSLEPQDRLIVILTLGHCTEASEEHRSQFLQCGGLSLITLLTESTSEELRKAAAFILQTCKQATVFLRGAVHGESQGQTAELEPPVDMEGYWRSARDMLHRINQLERQQAQGAEEEWEGVEPSSPDRQNPAEWGRKELLLPLPLPPSLSLPPHHTSLPYQEWNGGRRYEERERWRGVESWGQERREEGGGEERGMSCEHTPVWPVLEGRGGDGERENLHHRVLEENQPTNRGQDLTKRVRRQTSEEPQKLSRSRESEREKRTHTQRHTTLHMYTLGNTQPEKDRGLAAKRNTYPLYTNTLTEKCTNTASHIQTENGRDKHLGMREQAHTPSVSAVGYAGPCRASVPGQPRDGEDERCSVYLGTGTLVPSSSSPLEGHSQTHTHSQVFKCPAPGKPGMSRQKKPLDDEGCVFGLVTSRSFPVLQRNCPHSCDLHLVLQQATHSYTQHLRDIRRRREIHTTGQRETRRGTQSVWDHCRDKIPEVLNTPTHRCDLNSDMCPVVTEASLTPVCKETLLRSFSTNSGQRNTDHNHVSLTPLETCGPCEGIAWNPLHKGLMKSLSSVTSRGQERGDRREDGVMDEEDGVMDEEDGVMDEEDGVMGGVDGVIGGEDGVIGGEDGVMHEEDGVIDNQQKTLSMGNPSLTSSSKTKEKRVNTNEVCLCFVSCPLSVSLSYCSLPCILLHSLYIDPPHPSQFNFSLRGFIGNMFILPKQVKWIINKSEIKNEQ, encoded by the exons CTGCTCAGTTCACACTGGGAATGCTGGCAGAGgccaatg tgtACTGTAAGCAGGCCCTGTGTAGGAGGGAGACATTCAGTGATCTGGCCGAGTGTCTGATGCAGCAGGACAGTCCACTGACCCAGAGGAGAGTAGCTGTCTACCTGCTCTCTGTCCTCGTCGCCAACAACA GGTCTGGCCAGAAGTTCGCTCAGACCTCAGGCTGTCTGGATATCCTGCTGGACTTGTTCAG AACTAGTTTCCCTCTCTCTGGTGAGGCCACAGTGAGACCTGCTAACGTCACTCAGCTGTTCCAACTCTGGACCTCTGTGTCCAGTGCTCTCTGTGGCTGTGTCAACAACCCCCAGAATg AGGAGAGCCAGCGTATGTGTGTGTCAGCCTTCCCCCTGGTCAAGGGCTGGCTGCAGCAGCTCTCTCACCCCTACGCAGAGATGGTTCAGCCCATCTGCTCCTTTATATCCATGACTGTTGCCAACAACC ATTGTGCTCAGGATAGTTTTTCCATAGTCGGTGGGCTCGAAAATCTGACACTCACTCTGATTCGCTTAGCCTCTGATGCCTCCCACAGCCCATTGGCTTGTCAGCTGTCTGTCATCATGACCAAGACCCTGTCAGCCTGCATCATTGACAACC CTGTGTTGGCGTCAGGTCTGGCAGGTTATGGTTTGGTTCCTCAGCTCCACTCCCTGCTGTCCAGCCGCAGCCTGGAGCCCCAAGACAGGCTCATTGTCATACTCACCCTGGGACACTGCACTGAGGCCTCTG AGGAGCACCGGTCTCAGTTCTTACAGTGTGGAGGTCTGTCCCTCATCACTCTACTGACTGAGTCTACCAGTGAAGAGCTCAGAAAGGCTGCTGCCTTCATACTGCAGACCTGCAAACAGGCTa cTGTGTTTCTGCGCGGTGCGGTACATGGGGAGTCTCAGGGTCAGACTGCAGAGCTGGAGCCCCCTGTGGACATGGAGGGGTACTGGAGGTCAGCACGAGACATGCTGCACAGGATCAACCAGCTGGAGAGACAACAGGCTCAG GGAgcggaggaggagtgggagggggtTGAACCAAGTTCCCCAGACCGACAGAACCCTGCAGAATGGGGGAGGAAGGAGCTACTCTTACCCCTACCTCTACCCCCATCCTTATCCCTACCGCCTCACCACACCTCTTTACCATACCAGGAGTGGAATGGAGGCAGGAGGTATGAGGAAAGAGAGCgttggagaggagtagagagttGGGgtcaagagagaagagaggagggaggaggagaagagagggggatgtcCTGTGAACACACCCCAGTCTGGCCGGTtctagaggggaggggtggagatggagagagagagaatctacaCCATAGAGTCCTAGAGGAGAATCAACCCACAAACAGAGGGCAGGACCTAACG AAGCGTGTAAGGAGACAGACCAGTGAGGAGCCTCAGAAACTCAGCcgcagcagagagagtgagagggagaagagaacacacacacaaaggcacaccACTCTGCACATGTACACACTTGGAAACACACAACCAGAGAAGGACAGGGGCTTGGCAGCTAAGAGAAATACTTATCCTctctacacaaacacactcacagagaaATGCACAAACACAGCATCACACATACAGACCGAGAACGGCAGAGACAAGCACCTTGGCATGAGAGAGCAGGCTCACACACCGTCTGTGTCAGCCGTGGGCTATGCTGGACCTTGTAGAGCTAGTGTCCCTGGGCAGCCCCGtgatggagaggatgagaggtgtTCTGTATATCTGGGGACAGGAACACTGGTCCCTTCCTCCTCCAGTCCATTAGAAGGACactcccagacacacacacacag CCAAGTGTTCAAGTGCCCAGCTCCAGGCAAGCCAGGAATGAGCAGGCAGAAGAAACCGTTGGATGATGAAG GCTGTGTGTTCGGTTTGGTGACCAGCCGGTCGTTCCCTGTCCTCCAAAGGAACTGTCCCCACAGCTGTGACCTGCACCTGGTATTGCAGCAGgccacacacagttacacacagcaCCTCCGAGATATACGCAGGAGGAGAGAAATACACACaacgggacagagagagactcgGCGAGGGACACAGAGCGTCTGGGATCATTGCAGAGATAAGATTCCTGAAGTgctgaacacacccacacaccgaTGTGATTTGAATTCGGATATGTGTCCTGTTGTAACAGAGGCcagtctgactcctgtctgtaaAGAAACCCTCCTGAGGAGCTTCTCAACCAACAGCGGACAACGCAACACTGATCACAACC ATGTGAGTCTCACTCCCCTTGAGACCTGTGGTCCATGTGAAGGTATCGCTTGGAATCCTTTGCATAAAGGTCTGATGAAGAGCCTCTCTTCTGTGACCAGCagggggcaggagagaggag acAGAAGGGAGGACGGTGTCATGGATGAGGAGGACGGTGTCATGGATGAGGAGGACGGTGTCATGGATGAGGAGGACGGTGTCATGGGTGGGGTGGACGGTGTCATCGGTGGGGAGGACGGTGTCATCGGTGGGGAGGACGGTGTCATGCATGAGGAGGACGGTGTCATCGATAATCAGCAGAAGACTCTTTCTATGGGAAACCCATCTTTGACT AGCAGTTCCAAAACCAAGGAAAAGAGGGTGAATACcaatgaggtgtgtttgtgttttgtctcatgtcctctgtctgtctctctctcttactgttcttTACCCTgcattctcctacattccttgtACATTgatcccccccacccctcccaatTCAATTTCAGTTTAAGGGGCTTTATAGGAAACATGTTTATattgccaaaacaagtgaaatggataataaacaaaagtgaaataaaaaatgaacagtaa
- the LOC118396752 gene encoding uncharacterized protein LOC118396752 isoform X1 produces the protein MHQHINILKSVYWPANDNLDPLKMEMYVSSISKRNATKTDLSLLLECLKYQMKCPASQKQALFTIYSICQQREENVDFFREMGGVVFVYNLSKSSAHSEVRETAQFTLGMLAEANVYCKQALCRRETFSDLAECLMQQDSPLTQRRVAVYLLSVLVANNRSGQKFAQTSGCLDILLDLFRTSFPLSGEATVRPANVTQLFQLWTSVSSALCGCVNNPQNEESQRMCVSAFPLVKGWLQQLSHPYAEMVQPICSFISMTVANNHCAQDSFSIVGGLENLTLTLIRLASDASHSPLACQLSVIMTKTLSACIIDNPVLASGLAGYGLVPQLHSLLSSRSLEPQDRLIVILTLGHCTEASEEHRSQFLQCGGLSLITLLTESTSEELRKAAAFILQTCKQATVFLRGAVHGESQGQTAELEPPVDMEGYWRSARDMLHRINQLERQQAQGAEEEWEGVEPSSPDRQNPAEWGRKELLLPLPLPPSLSLPPHHTSLPYQEWNGGRRYEERERWRGVESWGQERREEGGGEERGMSCEHTPVWPVLEGRGGDGERENLHHRVLEENQPTNRGQDLTKRVRRQTSEEPQKLSRSRESEREKRTHTQRHTTLHMYTLGNTQPEKDRGLAAKRNTYPLYTNTLTEKCTNTASHIQTENGRDKHLGMREQAHTPSVSAVGYAGPCRASVPGQPRDGEDERCSVYLGTGTLVPSSSSPLEGHSQTHTHSQVFKCPAPGKPGMSRQKKPLDDEGCVFGLVTSRSFPVLQRNCPHSCDLHLVLQQATHSYTQHLRDIRRRREIHTTGQRETRRGTQSVWDHCRDKIPEVLNTPTHRCDLNSDMCPVVTEASLTPVCKETLLRSFSTNSGQRNTDHNHVSLTPLETCGPCEGIAWNPLHKGLMKSLSSVTSRGQERGDRREDGVMDEEDGVMDEEDGVMDEEDGVMGGVDGVIGGEDGVIGGEDGVMHEEDGVIDNQQKTLSMGNPSLTQSSSKTKEKRVNTNEVCLCFVSCPLSVSLSYCSLPCILLHSLYIDPPHPSQFNFSLRGFIGNMFILPKQVKWIINKSEIKNEQ, from the exons CTGCTCAGTTCACACTGGGAATGCTGGCAGAGgccaatg tgtACTGTAAGCAGGCCCTGTGTAGGAGGGAGACATTCAGTGATCTGGCCGAGTGTCTGATGCAGCAGGACAGTCCACTGACCCAGAGGAGAGTAGCTGTCTACCTGCTCTCTGTCCTCGTCGCCAACAACA GGTCTGGCCAGAAGTTCGCTCAGACCTCAGGCTGTCTGGATATCCTGCTGGACTTGTTCAG AACTAGTTTCCCTCTCTCTGGTGAGGCCACAGTGAGACCTGCTAACGTCACTCAGCTGTTCCAACTCTGGACCTCTGTGTCCAGTGCTCTCTGTGGCTGTGTCAACAACCCCCAGAATg AGGAGAGCCAGCGTATGTGTGTGTCAGCCTTCCCCCTGGTCAAGGGCTGGCTGCAGCAGCTCTCTCACCCCTACGCAGAGATGGTTCAGCCCATCTGCTCCTTTATATCCATGACTGTTGCCAACAACC ATTGTGCTCAGGATAGTTTTTCCATAGTCGGTGGGCTCGAAAATCTGACACTCACTCTGATTCGCTTAGCCTCTGATGCCTCCCACAGCCCATTGGCTTGTCAGCTGTCTGTCATCATGACCAAGACCCTGTCAGCCTGCATCATTGACAACC CTGTGTTGGCGTCAGGTCTGGCAGGTTATGGTTTGGTTCCTCAGCTCCACTCCCTGCTGTCCAGCCGCAGCCTGGAGCCCCAAGACAGGCTCATTGTCATACTCACCCTGGGACACTGCACTGAGGCCTCTG AGGAGCACCGGTCTCAGTTCTTACAGTGTGGAGGTCTGTCCCTCATCACTCTACTGACTGAGTCTACCAGTGAAGAGCTCAGAAAGGCTGCTGCCTTCATACTGCAGACCTGCAAACAGGCTa cTGTGTTTCTGCGCGGTGCGGTACATGGGGAGTCTCAGGGTCAGACTGCAGAGCTGGAGCCCCCTGTGGACATGGAGGGGTACTGGAGGTCAGCACGAGACATGCTGCACAGGATCAACCAGCTGGAGAGACAACAGGCTCAG GGAgcggaggaggagtgggagggggtTGAACCAAGTTCCCCAGACCGACAGAACCCTGCAGAATGGGGGAGGAAGGAGCTACTCTTACCCCTACCTCTACCCCCATCCTTATCCCTACCGCCTCACCACACCTCTTTACCATACCAGGAGTGGAATGGAGGCAGGAGGTATGAGGAAAGAGAGCgttggagaggagtagagagttGGGgtcaagagagaagagaggagggaggaggagaagagagggggatgtcCTGTGAACACACCCCAGTCTGGCCGGTtctagaggggaggggtggagatggagagagagagaatctacaCCATAGAGTCCTAGAGGAGAATCAACCCACAAACAGAGGGCAGGACCTAACG AAGCGTGTAAGGAGACAGACCAGTGAGGAGCCTCAGAAACTCAGCcgcagcagagagagtgagagggagaagagaacacacacacaaaggcacaccACTCTGCACATGTACACACTTGGAAACACACAACCAGAGAAGGACAGGGGCTTGGCAGCTAAGAGAAATACTTATCCTctctacacaaacacactcacagagaaATGCACAAACACAGCATCACACATACAGACCGAGAACGGCAGAGACAAGCACCTTGGCATGAGAGAGCAGGCTCACACACCGTCTGTGTCAGCCGTGGGCTATGCTGGACCTTGTAGAGCTAGTGTCCCTGGGCAGCCCCGtgatggagaggatgagaggtgtTCTGTATATCTGGGGACAGGAACACTGGTCCCTTCCTCCTCCAGTCCATTAGAAGGACactcccagacacacacacacag CCAAGTGTTCAAGTGCCCAGCTCCAGGCAAGCCAGGAATGAGCAGGCAGAAGAAACCGTTGGATGATGAAG GCTGTGTGTTCGGTTTGGTGACCAGCCGGTCGTTCCCTGTCCTCCAAAGGAACTGTCCCCACAGCTGTGACCTGCACCTGGTATTGCAGCAGgccacacacagttacacacagcaCCTCCGAGATATACGCAGGAGGAGAGAAATACACACaacgggacagagagagactcgGCGAGGGACACAGAGCGTCTGGGATCATTGCAGAGATAAGATTCCTGAAGTgctgaacacacccacacaccgaTGTGATTTGAATTCGGATATGTGTCCTGTTGTAACAGAGGCcagtctgactcctgtctgtaaAGAAACCCTCCTGAGGAGCTTCTCAACCAACAGCGGACAACGCAACACTGATCACAACC ATGTGAGTCTCACTCCCCTTGAGACCTGTGGTCCATGTGAAGGTATCGCTTGGAATCCTTTGCATAAAGGTCTGATGAAGAGCCTCTCTTCTGTGACCAGCagggggcaggagagaggag acAGAAGGGAGGACGGTGTCATGGATGAGGAGGACGGTGTCATGGATGAGGAGGACGGTGTCATGGATGAGGAGGACGGTGTCATGGGTGGGGTGGACGGTGTCATCGGTGGGGAGGACGGTGTCATCGGTGGGGAGGACGGTGTCATGCATGAGGAGGACGGTGTCATCGATAATCAGCAGAAGACTCTTTCTATGGGAAACCCATCTTTGACT CAGAGCAGTTCCAAAACCAAGGAAAAGAGGGTGAATACcaatgaggtgtgtttgtgttttgtctcatgtcctctgtctgtctctctctcttactgttcttTACCCTgcattctcctacattccttgtACATTgatcccccccacccctcccaatTCAATTTCAGTTTAAGGGGCTTTATAGGAAACATGTTTATattgccaaaacaagtgaaatggataataaacaaaagtgaaataaaaaatgaacagtaa